In a genomic window of Suricata suricatta isolate VVHF042 chromosome 12, meerkat_22Aug2017_6uvM2_HiC, whole genome shotgun sequence:
- the LOC115275252 gene encoding C-C chemokine receptor type 3-like isoform X2 encodes MRGETYAVPGCTQDFADIAGTMEALMAGTEIVTMDESVRTTLFDYELSPPCEKIKVKELGARLLPPLYSLVFVIGLLGNVMVVVILTKYRRLRIMTNIFLLNLAISDLLFLFTLLFWIHYSRWNEWVFGHFMCKFLSGIYYMGLYGEIFFIILLTIDRYLAIVHAVFALRTRTVTFGVIMSVLTWVLAGVAALPEFVFHQSQKDVEQYICLPFYPRGQEDNWKRFHALSMNILGLALPLLIMVICYSGIIRTLLRCPNKAKYKAIRLIFVIMVVFFMFWTPYNLVLLLSAFQTIFFEVSCEQSKRLDVAMQVTEVIAYVHCCINPIIYAFIGERFREHLGHFFRRHVATNLNKYISFLPSEKSDRASSGSPSTGEQELSFVF; translated from the exons ATGAGAGGTGAGACCTACGCTGTCCCCGGATGCACACAGGACTTTGCTGACATAGCAG GGACAATGGAGGCTTTGATGGCTGGGACTGAGATAGTGACCATGGATGAGTCTGTCAGGACCACGCTATTTGACTACGAATTATCCCCGCCGTGTGAAAAAATCAAGGTCAAGGAGCTGGGCGCCCGCCTCCTGCCCCCACTGTATTCCCTGGTGTTTGTGATTGGTCTGCTGGGCaatgtgatggtggtggtgatccTCACAAAATACAGGAGGCTCCGGATCATGACCAACATCTTCCTGCTCAATCTGGCCATTTCTGATTTGCTCTTCTTGTTCACTCTGCTGTTCTGGATTCACTACAGCAGGTGGAATGAGTGGGTGTTCGGCCACTTCATGTGTAAATTCCTCTCCGGGATTTATTACATGGGCTTGTACGGCGAGATCTTCTTCATCATCCTGCTGACCATAGACCGGTACCTGGCCATCGTCCACGCCGTGTTTGCCCTCCGGACCCGGACTGTCACTTTTGGTGTCATCATGAGTGTCCTCACCTGGGTCCTGGCAGGGGTAGCAGCCCTGCCTGAGTTTGTTTTCCATCAGTCCCAAAAGGACGTGGAACAGTACATCTGCTTGCCTTTTTACCCAAGAGGCCAAGAAGACAACTGGAAGCGTTTCCATGCTCTGAGCATGAACATCCTTGGTCTGGCCCTGCCTCTGCTCATCATGGTCATCTGCTACTCAGGAATTATTAGGACACTGCTGAGATGCCCCAATAAAGCCAAGTACAAGGCCATCCGCCTCATTTTTGTCATCATGGTGGTCTTCTTCATGTTCTGGACCCCCTACAACCTggtcctccttctctctgctttccaaACGATCTTCTTTGAGGTCAGTTGTGAGCAGAGCAAACGGCTGGACGTGGCCATGCAGGTGACAGAGGTGATTGCCTACGTGCACTGCTGTATCAACCCCATCATCTACGCCTTCATTGGGGAGAGGTTCCGGGAGCACCTTGGCCACTTCTTCCGCAGGCATGTGGCCACCAACCTGAACAAATACATCTCGTTCCTTCCCAGTGAGAAGTCAGACCGAGCCAGCTCTGGCTCCCCATCAACGGGGGAGCAGGAGCTCTCGTTTGTCTTTTAG
- the LOC115275252 gene encoding C-C chemokine receptor type 3-like isoform X3, translating to MEALMAGTEIVTMDESVRTTLFDYELSPPCEKIKVKELGARLLPPLYSLVFVIGLLGNVMVVVILTKYRRLRIMTNIFLLNLAISDLLFLFTLLFWIHYSRWNEWVFGHFMCKFLSGIYYMGLYGEIFFIILLTIDRYLAIVHAVFALRTRTVTFGVIMSVLTWVLAGVAALPEFVFHQSQKDVEQYICLPFYPRGQEDNWKRFHALSMNILGLALPLLIMVICYSGIIRTLLRCPNKAKYKAIRLIFVIMVVFFMFWTPYNLVLLLSAFQTIFFEVSCEQSKRLDVAMQVTEVIAYVHCCINPIIYAFIGERFREHLGHFFRRHVATNLNKYISFLPSEKSDRASSGSPSTGEQELSFVF from the coding sequence ATGGAGGCTTTGATGGCTGGGACTGAGATAGTGACCATGGATGAGTCTGTCAGGACCACGCTATTTGACTACGAATTATCCCCGCCGTGTGAAAAAATCAAGGTCAAGGAGCTGGGCGCCCGCCTCCTGCCCCCACTGTATTCCCTGGTGTTTGTGATTGGTCTGCTGGGCaatgtgatggtggtggtgatccTCACAAAATACAGGAGGCTCCGGATCATGACCAACATCTTCCTGCTCAATCTGGCCATTTCTGATTTGCTCTTCTTGTTCACTCTGCTGTTCTGGATTCACTACAGCAGGTGGAATGAGTGGGTGTTCGGCCACTTCATGTGTAAATTCCTCTCCGGGATTTATTACATGGGCTTGTACGGCGAGATCTTCTTCATCATCCTGCTGACCATAGACCGGTACCTGGCCATCGTCCACGCCGTGTTTGCCCTCCGGACCCGGACTGTCACTTTTGGTGTCATCATGAGTGTCCTCACCTGGGTCCTGGCAGGGGTAGCAGCCCTGCCTGAGTTTGTTTTCCATCAGTCCCAAAAGGACGTGGAACAGTACATCTGCTTGCCTTTTTACCCAAGAGGCCAAGAAGACAACTGGAAGCGTTTCCATGCTCTGAGCATGAACATCCTTGGTCTGGCCCTGCCTCTGCTCATCATGGTCATCTGCTACTCAGGAATTATTAGGACACTGCTGAGATGCCCCAATAAAGCCAAGTACAAGGCCATCCGCCTCATTTTTGTCATCATGGTGGTCTTCTTCATGTTCTGGACCCCCTACAACCTggtcctccttctctctgctttccaaACGATCTTCTTTGAGGTCAGTTGTGAGCAGAGCAAACGGCTGGACGTGGCCATGCAGGTGACAGAGGTGATTGCCTACGTGCACTGCTGTATCAACCCCATCATCTACGCCTTCATTGGGGAGAGGTTCCGGGAGCACCTTGGCCACTTCTTCCGCAGGCATGTGGCCACCAACCTGAACAAATACATCTCGTTCCTTCCCAGTGAGAAGTCAGACCGAGCCAGCTCTGGCTCCCCATCAACGGGGGAGCAGGAGCTCTCGTTTGTCTTTTAG
- the LOC115275252 gene encoding C-C chemokine receptor type 3-like isoform X1, with amino-acid sequence MGTPSLSVFSSSPVKSGILRKAGTMEALMAGTEIVTMDESVRTTLFDYELSPPCEKIKVKELGARLLPPLYSLVFVIGLLGNVMVVVILTKYRRLRIMTNIFLLNLAISDLLFLFTLLFWIHYSRWNEWVFGHFMCKFLSGIYYMGLYGEIFFIILLTIDRYLAIVHAVFALRTRTVTFGVIMSVLTWVLAGVAALPEFVFHQSQKDVEQYICLPFYPRGQEDNWKRFHALSMNILGLALPLLIMVICYSGIIRTLLRCPNKAKYKAIRLIFVIMVVFFMFWTPYNLVLLLSAFQTIFFEVSCEQSKRLDVAMQVTEVIAYVHCCINPIIYAFIGERFREHLGHFFRRHVATNLNKYISFLPSEKSDRASSGSPSTGEQELSFVF; translated from the exons ATGGGAACACCTtccttgtctgttttttcttcttctccagtgAAGTCTGGAATCTTAAGAAAAGCAG GGACAATGGAGGCTTTGATGGCTGGGACTGAGATAGTGACCATGGATGAGTCTGTCAGGACCACGCTATTTGACTACGAATTATCCCCGCCGTGTGAAAAAATCAAGGTCAAGGAGCTGGGCGCCCGCCTCCTGCCCCCACTGTATTCCCTGGTGTTTGTGATTGGTCTGCTGGGCaatgtgatggtggtggtgatccTCACAAAATACAGGAGGCTCCGGATCATGACCAACATCTTCCTGCTCAATCTGGCCATTTCTGATTTGCTCTTCTTGTTCACTCTGCTGTTCTGGATTCACTACAGCAGGTGGAATGAGTGGGTGTTCGGCCACTTCATGTGTAAATTCCTCTCCGGGATTTATTACATGGGCTTGTACGGCGAGATCTTCTTCATCATCCTGCTGACCATAGACCGGTACCTGGCCATCGTCCACGCCGTGTTTGCCCTCCGGACCCGGACTGTCACTTTTGGTGTCATCATGAGTGTCCTCACCTGGGTCCTGGCAGGGGTAGCAGCCCTGCCTGAGTTTGTTTTCCATCAGTCCCAAAAGGACGTGGAACAGTACATCTGCTTGCCTTTTTACCCAAGAGGCCAAGAAGACAACTGGAAGCGTTTCCATGCTCTGAGCATGAACATCCTTGGTCTGGCCCTGCCTCTGCTCATCATGGTCATCTGCTACTCAGGAATTATTAGGACACTGCTGAGATGCCCCAATAAAGCCAAGTACAAGGCCATCCGCCTCATTTTTGTCATCATGGTGGTCTTCTTCATGTTCTGGACCCCCTACAACCTggtcctccttctctctgctttccaaACGATCTTCTTTGAGGTCAGTTGTGAGCAGAGCAAACGGCTGGACGTGGCCATGCAGGTGACAGAGGTGATTGCCTACGTGCACTGCTGTATCAACCCCATCATCTACGCCTTCATTGGGGAGAGGTTCCGGGAGCACCTTGGCCACTTCTTCCGCAGGCATGTGGCCACCAACCTGAACAAATACATCTCGTTCCTTCCCAGTGAGAAGTCAGACCGAGCCAGCTCTGGCTCCCCATCAACGGGGGAGCAGGAGCTCTCGTTTGTCTTTTAG